The following coding sequences are from one Salvia hispanica cultivar TCC Black 2014 chromosome 3, UniMelb_Shisp_WGS_1.0, whole genome shotgun sequence window:
- the LOC125216430 gene encoding protein BASIC PENTACYSTEINE6-like — protein sequence MMDHNHLTIKTFMAITADRDAAIREKNMALEERKRAFQERDMAMLQRDAAIAERNAAMQERDEAIASLRYRESSMNDNTDIPDSYENELASGGKRIIQYQQQHQVRVSEAAGYSPKGNLRGNEIFLAETAETPKPRKGRQTKDKEGKGTKSAKPPRAGKRSAEAVVKEEVNSDAYNGWSNEQGLDSDDEYLEKQVSWKDNLGLNQINFDESAMPVPVCSCTGSPQPCYRWGNGGWQSACCTTTISMYPLPQVANKRYSRVGGRKMSGGAFNKLLNRLAGEGYDFSSPLDLKDHWAKHGTNRYSTLK from the exons ATGATG GACCACAATCACTTGACGATAAAAACCTTTATGGCCATCACGGCCGACAGAGATGCTGCCATCCGAGAAAAGAACATGGCATTGGAGGAGAGGAAGAGGGCTTTTCAAGAGCGTGATATGGCAATGTTACAGAGAGATGCAGCAATTGCTGAAAGAAACGCTGCCATGCAAGAACGGGATGAAGCGATTGCTTCTCTTCGATATCGAGAGAGCTCAATGAACGACAACACCGATATCCCTGATTCATATGAAAATGAGCTTGCAAGTGGGGGCAAACGTATCATTCAGTACCAGCAACAACATCAAGTGCGTGTTTCTGAAGCTGCTGGATATAGTCCTAAAGGAAACCTACGAggaaatgaaatttttcttGCAGAGACTGCCGAAACCCCCAAGCCTCGGAAAGGGAGGCAGACGAAAGACAAAGAAGGAAAAGGAACGAAATCAGCCAAGCCTCCGAGAGCAGGCAAAAGAAGTGCGGAAGCAGTGGTAAAAGAGGAGGTAAATTCTGATGCGTACAATGGTTGGAGTAACGAACAGGGTTTGGACAGTGATGATGAGTACCTAGAGAAGCAAGTCTCCTGGAAGGATAATCTGGgtttaaatcaaatcaattttgatGAATCAGCCATGCCAGTCCCTGTTTGCTCGTGCACAGGCTCGCCACAGCCATGCTACAGATGGGGGAACGGAGGCTGGCAATCCGCGTGCTGTACAACCACGATCTCAATGTATCCACTGCCTCAGGTAGCGAACAAACGCTACTCCAGAGTTGGGGGGCGAAAGATGAGTGGGGGTGCATTCAACAAGCTGCTCAATCGACTCGCTGGAGAGGGGTATGACTTCTCCTCTCCCCTCGATCTCAAAGACCACTGGGCGAAGCATGGCACCAACCGTTACAGCACTCTTAAGTAG
- the LOC125213873 gene encoding glutamate decarboxylase-like has product MVLSKAASQSDVSVHSTFASRYVRHSLPRYKMSENSIPKEAAYQIINDELMLDGNPRLNLASFVTTWMEPECDRLVMTAINKNYVDMDEYPVTTELQNRCVNIIAHLFNAPLGDDETAVGVGTVGSSEAIMLAGLAFKRKWQNKMKELGKPHDKPNIVTGANVQVCWEKFARYFEVELKEVKLTEGYYVMDPDKAVEMVDENTICVAAILGSTLNGEFEDVKRLNDLLLEKNKQTGWDTPIHVDAASGGFIAPFLYPELEWDFRLPLVKSINVSGHKYGLVYAGIGWAIWRTKDDLPDELIFHINYLGSDQPTFTLNFSKGSSQIIAQYYQLIRLGYEGYRNIMENCQENAMVLKEGLEKTGRFTIVSKDHGVPLVAFSLKDNSRHNEFEISDMLRRYGWIVPAYTMPPDAQHITVLRVVIREDFSRTLAERLVLDIEKIMHELDTIPSRVTEKITTDEEHAVVVKKTALEVQREITDAWKKMVADHKKKTKGVC; this is encoded by the exons ATGGTTCTCTCCAAGGCCGCTTCCCAGTCGGATGTCTCAGTCCACTCGACTTTCGCTTCGCGATATGTTCGCCACTCTCTCCCCAG gtataagATGTCGGAGAATTCGATCCCCAAGGAAGCGGCGTACCAGATCATCAACGACGAGCTGATGCTGGACGGAAATCCGAGGCTGAATCTGGCCTCCTTCGTCACCACGTGGATGGAGCCGGAGTGCGACAGGCTGGTGATGACCGCCATTAACAAAAACTACGTCGACATGGATGAATACCCCGTCACCACCGAGTTACAG AACCGGTGTGTGAACATAATCGCGCATCTATTCAACGCACCGCTGGGAGACGACGAGACGGCGGTGGGAGTGGGAACCGTGGGATCTTCGGAAGCCATAATGCTGGCCGGTCTGGCCTTCAAGAGGAAATGGCAGAACAAGATGAAAGAGCTCGGGAAACCCCACGACAAGCCCAACATCGTCACCGGCGCCAACGTCCAAGTCTGCTGGGAGAAATTCGCCCGCTATTTCGAAGTGGAGCTCAAGGAGGTCAAGCTAACCGAGGGATACTATGTCATGGACCCCGACAAGGCCGTCGAGATGGTCGACGAGAACACCATTTGTGTCGCCGCCATCTTAGGCTCTACTCTTAACGGTGAATTCGAGGACGTCAAGCGCCTCAATGACCTCTTGCTCGAGAAGAACAAACAAACAGG ATGGGACACCCCCATTCATGTGGATGCTGCTAGTGGTGGCTTCATTGCTCCGTTTTTGTATCCGGAGTTGGAGTGGGATTTCAGATTGCCGTTGGTGAAGAGTATCAATGTGAGCGGGCACAAATATGGGTTGGTGTATGCCGGTATCGGGTGGGCCATTTGGAGGACCAAGGACGACTTGCCCGACGAGCTAATCTTCCACATCAACTATCTCGGATCAGATCAGCCCACCTTCACCCTCAACTTTTCCAAAG GGTCCAGTCAAATAATTGCTCAATACTATCAACTCATTCGGCTAGGTTATGAG GGGTATCGCAACATAATGGAAAACTGCCAAGAAAATGCGATGGTGCTAAAAGAAGGCCTCGAGAAAACAGGGCGCTTCACCATTGTGTCCAAGGACCACGGCGTCCCGCTGGTGGCGTTCAGCCTCAAGGACAACAGCCGCCACAACGAGTTTGAGATCTCCGACATGCTCCGCCGCTATGGGTGGATCGTCCCCGCCTACACAATGCCGCCAGACGCGCAGCACATCACGGTGCTTCGTGTTGTCATACGCGAGGACTTCTCGCGGACTCTGGCAGAGAGGCTTGTTCTGGACATCGAGAAGATTATGCACGAGCTCGACACGATACCGTCGAGGGTCACTGAGAAGATCACCACAGACGAGGAGCATGCTGTCGTGGTGAAGAAGACTGCCCTTGAAGTGCAGAGGGAGATCACTGATGCTTGGAAGAAAATGGTTGCTGATCACAAGAAAAAGACCAAGGGGGTTTGCTGA
- the LOC125214317 gene encoding pre-mRNA splicing factor SR-like 1 isoform X1 — MSEIKSSGRPFDQLLEKVLCMNILSSDYFRDLLKLKTYHEVIDEIYVTVTHVEPWMTGNCRGPSTAFCLLYKFFLMKLTVKQMHGLLNHPDSPYIRAIGFLYLRYVADPKTLWSWCEPYVKDDEEFSPGCNGRMTTMGAYVRDLLLGQYYFDTLLPRIPVLVLRTVVANLENMNLPSKHCGVTGETTRGSEETARRPPSVKAALSVSFGQRAPHRTITRDSSPVRRTANHSYDRGNESRRSPQNGDRDHPGRERDRGKDKDDNCDQDRTRDRRYRDRDDERRREPEKGKDRRHDYDRRSQDTYRRSYDRRDREDYRREGSSRQSRSRSRSRSRSRSRSQSRSTREYGKHNLSGHNPFSHESKEKRSASSNLAELKDLYGVSSNQKEVAEASEGRPYRPSGTEEVIRLGGSSWR, encoded by the exons ATGTCTGAGATAAAGTCATCTGGGAGACCATTTGATCAATTATTGGAGAAAGTATTATGCATGAATATACTTTCTTCTGATTATTTTCGTGACTtgttgaaattgaaaacataTCATGAAGTTATTGATGAGATTTATGTTACTGTCACACATGTGGAGCCATGGATGACTGGCAACTGCCGAGGGCCTTCTACTGCTTTCTGCCTTCTCTACAAATTCTTTCTTATGAAGCTCACTGTCAAGCAAATGCATGGCTTATTGAATCACCCAGATTCTCCTTATATTAGAGCA ATAGGATTTCTCTATCTAAGGTATGTAGCCGATCCAAAGACTTTATGGAGTTGGTGTGAACCGTACGTAAAAGATGATGAG GAGTTCTCTCCTGGTTGCAATGGCCGTATGACAACAATGGGTGCGTATGTGAGGGATTTGCTTCTTGGACAG TActattttgacacacttcttCCTCGTATTCCGGTGCTGGTATTGCGCACTGTTGTAGCCAATCTTGAAAATATGAACCTGCCATCTAAGCACTGTGGAGTTACTGGTGAGACCACTCGTGGAAGTGAAGAGACTGCAAGAAGACCACCTTCTGTCAAGGCTGCCCTTTCTGTCTCTTTCGGTCAACGTGCCCCTCATCGGACAATAACTAGGGATTCATCTCCAGTTCGGCGTACAGCTAATCATTCTTATGATCGAGGTAATGAATCAAGACGATCTCCCCAAAATGGTGATCGGGATCATCCTGGAAGGGAGAGAGACAGAGGCAAGGATAAGGACGACAACTGTGATCAAGACAGAACCAGGGATCGGCGGTATAGAGACAGGGACGATGAAAGGCGAAGAGAGCCGGAAAAAGGTAAGGATAGGAGACATGATTATGACAGAAGATCCCAAGACACCTACAGAAGGAGTTATGATAGGAGGGACCGTGAAGACTACAGGAGAGAAGGCAGTTCTCGTCAGAGcagaagtaggagtaggagtaggagcAGGAGCAGGAGCCGGAGTCAAAGTCGGAGCACCCGTGAATATGGTAAGCATAATTTAAGTGGTCACAATCCATTTAGCCATGAAAGTAAGGAGAAGAGATCTGCATCTAGTAATCTGGCTGAGCTCAAAGATCTGTATGGTGTATCAAGCAATCAAAAGGAGGTGGCTGAGGCCTCGGAGGGTCGCCCTTACAGGCCCAGTGGTACCGAGGAGGTGATCAGACTCGGTGGTTCATCATGGAGGTAA
- the LOC125214317 gene encoding pre-mRNA splicing factor SR-like 1 isoform X2 yields the protein MSEIKSSGRPFDQLLEKPWMTGNCRGPSTAFCLLYKFFLMKLTVKQMHGLLNHPDSPYIRAIGFLYLRYVADPKTLWSWCEPYVKDDEEFSPGCNGRMTTMGAYVRDLLLGQYYFDTLLPRIPVLVLRTVVANLENMNLPSKHCGVTGETTRGSEETARRPPSVKAALSVSFGQRAPHRTITRDSSPVRRTANHSYDRGNESRRSPQNGDRDHPGRERDRGKDKDDNCDQDRTRDRRYRDRDDERRREPEKGKDRRHDYDRRSQDTYRRSYDRRDREDYRREGSSRQSRSRSRSRSRSRSRSQSRSTREYGKHNLSGHNPFSHESKEKRSASSNLAELKDLYGVSSNQKEVAEASEGRPYRPSGTEEVIRLGGSSWR from the exons ATGTCTGAGATAAAGTCATCTGGGAGACCATTTGATCAATTATTGGAGAAA CCATGGATGACTGGCAACTGCCGAGGGCCTTCTACTGCTTTCTGCCTTCTCTACAAATTCTTTCTTATGAAGCTCACTGTCAAGCAAATGCATGGCTTATTGAATCACCCAGATTCTCCTTATATTAGAGCA ATAGGATTTCTCTATCTAAGGTATGTAGCCGATCCAAAGACTTTATGGAGTTGGTGTGAACCGTACGTAAAAGATGATGAG GAGTTCTCTCCTGGTTGCAATGGCCGTATGACAACAATGGGTGCGTATGTGAGGGATTTGCTTCTTGGACAG TActattttgacacacttcttCCTCGTATTCCGGTGCTGGTATTGCGCACTGTTGTAGCCAATCTTGAAAATATGAACCTGCCATCTAAGCACTGTGGAGTTACTGGTGAGACCACTCGTGGAAGTGAAGAGACTGCAAGAAGACCACCTTCTGTCAAGGCTGCCCTTTCTGTCTCTTTCGGTCAACGTGCCCCTCATCGGACAATAACTAGGGATTCATCTCCAGTTCGGCGTACAGCTAATCATTCTTATGATCGAGGTAATGAATCAAGACGATCTCCCCAAAATGGTGATCGGGATCATCCTGGAAGGGAGAGAGACAGAGGCAAGGATAAGGACGACAACTGTGATCAAGACAGAACCAGGGATCGGCGGTATAGAGACAGGGACGATGAAAGGCGAAGAGAGCCGGAAAAAGGTAAGGATAGGAGACATGATTATGACAGAAGATCCCAAGACACCTACAGAAGGAGTTATGATAGGAGGGACCGTGAAGACTACAGGAGAGAAGGCAGTTCTCGTCAGAGcagaagtaggagtaggagtaggagcAGGAGCAGGAGCCGGAGTCAAAGTCGGAGCACCCGTGAATATGGTAAGCATAATTTAAGTGGTCACAATCCATTTAGCCATGAAAGTAAGGAGAAGAGATCTGCATCTAGTAATCTGGCTGAGCTCAAAGATCTGTATGGTGTATCAAGCAATCAAAAGGAGGTGGCTGAGGCCTCGGAGGGTCGCCCTTACAGGCCCAGTGGTACCGAGGAGGTGATCAGACTCGGTGGTTCATCATGGAGGTAA
- the LOC125214317 gene encoding pre-mRNA splicing factor SR-like 1 isoform X3 codes for MTGNCRGPSTAFCLLYKFFLMKLTVKQMHGLLNHPDSPYIRAIGFLYLRYVADPKTLWSWCEPYVKDDEEFSPGCNGRMTTMGAYVRDLLLGQYYFDTLLPRIPVLVLRTVVANLENMNLPSKHCGVTGETTRGSEETARRPPSVKAALSVSFGQRAPHRTITRDSSPVRRTANHSYDRGNESRRSPQNGDRDHPGRERDRGKDKDDNCDQDRTRDRRYRDRDDERRREPEKGKDRRHDYDRRSQDTYRRSYDRRDREDYRREGSSRQSRSRSRSRSRSRSRSQSRSTREYGKHNLSGHNPFSHESKEKRSASSNLAELKDLYGVSSNQKEVAEASEGRPYRPSGTEEVIRLGGSSWR; via the exons ATGACTGGCAACTGCCGAGGGCCTTCTACTGCTTTCTGCCTTCTCTACAAATTCTTTCTTATGAAGCTCACTGTCAAGCAAATGCATGGCTTATTGAATCACCCAGATTCTCCTTATATTAGAGCA ATAGGATTTCTCTATCTAAGGTATGTAGCCGATCCAAAGACTTTATGGAGTTGGTGTGAACCGTACGTAAAAGATGATGAG GAGTTCTCTCCTGGTTGCAATGGCCGTATGACAACAATGGGTGCGTATGTGAGGGATTTGCTTCTTGGACAG TActattttgacacacttcttCCTCGTATTCCGGTGCTGGTATTGCGCACTGTTGTAGCCAATCTTGAAAATATGAACCTGCCATCTAAGCACTGTGGAGTTACTGGTGAGACCACTCGTGGAAGTGAAGAGACTGCAAGAAGACCACCTTCTGTCAAGGCTGCCCTTTCTGTCTCTTTCGGTCAACGTGCCCCTCATCGGACAATAACTAGGGATTCATCTCCAGTTCGGCGTACAGCTAATCATTCTTATGATCGAGGTAATGAATCAAGACGATCTCCCCAAAATGGTGATCGGGATCATCCTGGAAGGGAGAGAGACAGAGGCAAGGATAAGGACGACAACTGTGATCAAGACAGAACCAGGGATCGGCGGTATAGAGACAGGGACGATGAAAGGCGAAGAGAGCCGGAAAAAGGTAAGGATAGGAGACATGATTATGACAGAAGATCCCAAGACACCTACAGAAGGAGTTATGATAGGAGGGACCGTGAAGACTACAGGAGAGAAGGCAGTTCTCGTCAGAGcagaagtaggagtaggagtaggagcAGGAGCAGGAGCCGGAGTCAAAGTCGGAGCACCCGTGAATATGGTAAGCATAATTTAAGTGGTCACAATCCATTTAGCCATGAAAGTAAGGAGAAGAGATCTGCATCTAGTAATCTGGCTGAGCTCAAAGATCTGTATGGTGTATCAAGCAATCAAAAGGAGGTGGCTGAGGCCTCGGAGGGTCGCCCTTACAGGCCCAGTGGTACCGAGGAGGTGATCAGACTCGGTGGTTCATCATGGAGGTAA
- the LOC125214317 gene encoding pre-mRNA splicing factor SR-like 1 isoform X4, translating into MMRMEQFYNSSVVHWHDSLQEFSPGCNGRMTTMGAYVRDLLLGQYYFDTLLPRIPVLVLRTVVANLENMNLPSKHCGVTGETTRGSEETARRPPSVKAALSVSFGQRAPHRTITRDSSPVRRTANHSYDRGNESRRSPQNGDRDHPGRERDRGKDKDDNCDQDRTRDRRYRDRDDERRREPEKGKDRRHDYDRRSQDTYRRSYDRRDREDYRREGSSRQSRSRSRSRSRSRSRSQSRSTREYGKHNLSGHNPFSHESKEKRSASSNLAELKDLYGVSSNQKEVAEASEGRPYRPSGTEEVIRLGGSSWR; encoded by the exons ATGATGAG GATGGAACAATTTTACAATTCATCAGTGGTGCATTGGCATGATTCCCTCCAG GAGTTCTCTCCTGGTTGCAATGGCCGTATGACAACAATGGGTGCGTATGTGAGGGATTTGCTTCTTGGACAG TActattttgacacacttcttCCTCGTATTCCGGTGCTGGTATTGCGCACTGTTGTAGCCAATCTTGAAAATATGAACCTGCCATCTAAGCACTGTGGAGTTACTGGTGAGACCACTCGTGGAAGTGAAGAGACTGCAAGAAGACCACCTTCTGTCAAGGCTGCCCTTTCTGTCTCTTTCGGTCAACGTGCCCCTCATCGGACAATAACTAGGGATTCATCTCCAGTTCGGCGTACAGCTAATCATTCTTATGATCGAGGTAATGAATCAAGACGATCTCCCCAAAATGGTGATCGGGATCATCCTGGAAGGGAGAGAGACAGAGGCAAGGATAAGGACGACAACTGTGATCAAGACAGAACCAGGGATCGGCGGTATAGAGACAGGGACGATGAAAGGCGAAGAGAGCCGGAAAAAGGTAAGGATAGGAGACATGATTATGACAGAAGATCCCAAGACACCTACAGAAGGAGTTATGATAGGAGGGACCGTGAAGACTACAGGAGAGAAGGCAGTTCTCGTCAGAGcagaagtaggagtaggagtaggagcAGGAGCAGGAGCCGGAGTCAAAGTCGGAGCACCCGTGAATATGGTAAGCATAATTTAAGTGGTCACAATCCATTTAGCCATGAAAGTAAGGAGAAGAGATCTGCATCTAGTAATCTGGCTGAGCTCAAAGATCTGTATGGTGTATCAAGCAATCAAAAGGAGGTGGCTGAGGCCTCGGAGGGTCGCCCTTACAGGCCCAGTGGTACCGAGGAGGTGATCAGACTCGGTGGTTCATCATGGAGGTAA